A genomic window from Hyalangium minutum includes:
- a CDS encoding PKD domain-containing protein has translation MRSSPSLSLKVPLSVLSVLAVGLVAPGCHRALKPDVGQDRTVEAGVPLEFGSAQEGAPEVTWNFGDGTPVQKATRASHAFPRAGTFTVQALEGATELGAARITVVPRPVLRAIPADATVAFFVPQLRGNVEPMVDFYKRLVGPEVALRQIDEAPFLPLVLQSAKGDASAVDPDEGFGLFSVPVFEGSVAVLGVTDGAAALEAVVKDFESEGLTVQRRGDGSARIELRASEPVLAFLDRGYLYLAMPEKDEPKAGEPVKASTSSPDPEGVRRYVQGFTGAGLSESSLLMELRGKVQEGNLYLFSSFPKKEKDDGFPGFFSSLRVKEGRAEVDGFLASAKPLLAGKQGPVPALLEKAPVGPVAAAMMSIPPDELATALLGAPGSPRRAEALASWSQEGVDGEALIGSVRGDVTMLVYFDAPAFYRNFLTNKRPEPRGSVLLEAGLTRAEPVVAALTKAFAAGSWNVETVKEKNVTKFRLRMMEQPMVVSVAPDRLSLQAGEALDARPRENIGTALRERFSANAFGPSHLSLMVDMGRLRAEMDAPTQVPGVPTGQLAAAKAFGGAFLDQVTPFDHAFVDLAPEEGGARLRGRIVIRTR, from the coding sequence ATGCGGTCTTCCCCGTCCCTGTCCCTGAAAGTCCCGCTGTCCGTCCTCTCGGTGTTGGCAGTGGGGCTGGTGGCCCCGGGCTGCCACCGTGCGCTCAAGCCCGATGTGGGGCAGGACCGCACGGTGGAGGCCGGCGTGCCGTTGGAGTTTGGCTCGGCGCAGGAGGGCGCGCCCGAGGTGACGTGGAACTTCGGGGACGGCACGCCGGTCCAGAAGGCCACGCGGGCCTCCCATGCGTTCCCTCGCGCGGGCACGTTCACCGTGCAGGCGCTGGAGGGGGCGACGGAGCTGGGGGCCGCGCGGATCACCGTGGTGCCCCGGCCGGTGCTGCGCGCCATTCCGGCGGACGCGACGGTGGCCTTCTTCGTGCCCCAGCTGCGCGGCAACGTGGAGCCCATGGTGGACTTCTACAAGCGGCTGGTGGGGCCGGAGGTGGCGCTGCGGCAGATTGACGAGGCGCCGTTCCTGCCCCTGGTGCTCCAGAGCGCGAAGGGGGACGCGAGCGCGGTGGATCCGGACGAGGGCTTCGGGCTGTTCTCGGTGCCGGTGTTCGAGGGCTCGGTGGCGGTGCTGGGGGTGACGGACGGGGCGGCGGCGCTGGAGGCGGTGGTCAAGGACTTCGAGTCCGAGGGGCTCACGGTGCAGCGCCGCGGGGATGGCAGTGCGCGCATCGAGCTGCGCGCGTCGGAGCCGGTGCTGGCGTTCCTGGACCGTGGCTACCTGTACCTGGCGATGCCGGAGAAGGACGAGCCCAAGGCGGGCGAGCCGGTGAAGGCCTCGACGTCTTCGCCGGATCCGGAGGGGGTGCGCCGGTACGTGCAGGGGTTCACGGGCGCGGGGCTGTCCGAGTCCTCGCTGCTGATGGAGCTGCGCGGCAAGGTGCAGGAGGGCAACCTGTACCTCTTCTCGAGCTTCCCGAAGAAGGAGAAGGACGACGGGTTCCCCGGGTTCTTCTCGTCGCTGCGGGTGAAGGAGGGGAGGGCGGAGGTGGATGGCTTCCTGGCCTCGGCGAAGCCGCTGCTGGCGGGGAAGCAGGGCCCGGTGCCGGCGCTGCTGGAGAAGGCGCCGGTGGGGCCGGTGGCCGCGGCGATGATGTCGATTCCTCCGGACGAGCTGGCGACGGCGCTCCTGGGGGCTCCGGGCTCGCCGCGCCGCGCGGAGGCCTTGGCGAGCTGGAGCCAGGAGGGGGTTGATGGGGAGGCGCTGATCGGCTCGGTGCGGGGGGATGTGACGATGCTGGTGTACTTCGACGCGCCGGCCTTCTACCGGAACTTCCTGACGAACAAGCGGCCCGAGCCGCGCGGCTCCGTGCTGCTGGAGGCGGGGCTGACGCGGGCGGAGCCGGTGGTGGCGGCGCTGACGAAGGCGTTCGCGGCGGGCTCGTGGAACGTGGAGACGGTGAAGGAGAAGAACGTGACGAAGTTCCGGCTGCGGATGATGGAGCAGCCGATGGTGGTGAGCGTAGCGCCGGATCGGCTGTCGCTGCAGGCGGGCGAGGCGCTGGACGCGAGGCCACGGGAGAACATTGGCACGGCGCTGCGGGAGCGCTTCAGCGCGAACGCGTTCGGGCCGAGCCACCTGTCGCTGATGGTGGACATGGGGCGGCTGCGGGCGGAGATGGACGCGCCCACGCAGGTGCCCGGAGTGCCCACGGGGCAGCTGGCGGCGGCGAAAGCCTTCGGCGGAGCGTTCCTGGATCAGGTGACGCCCTTTGATCACGCCTTCGTGGACCTGGCGCCGGAGGAGGGTGGGGCGCGGCTGCGGGGGCGGATTGTGATTCGGACGCGCTGA
- a CDS encoding MXAN_2562 family outer membrane beta-barrel protein — translation MSRAVALGVLALLGALPSQALEVSDAPTVSSHSPRTGAVEVKFGGYKPRIDTEEGLKDTPYKNTFGGESMLLFEVELQRYFFQRFGSAGLGFSAGYAEKYADTLTEEGEAAEEKTALKVLPLKLNALYKFDYAAFRWGVPLVPYGKLGLIYMPWWSNKGDSTQVVEGRTAKGGRWGYGLTLGASFLLDVLEPRLARDFDTDLGVNHSYLFAEWTYAEVNNFGGPGLVLSSRHWMFGLALDY, via the coding sequence ATGAGTCGAGCAGTGGCCCTCGGCGTCCTCGCGCTTCTTGGCGCGCTGCCGAGTCAAGCGCTGGAAGTCTCCGACGCGCCCACAGTGTCCAGCCATTCGCCGCGCACGGGCGCCGTGGAGGTGAAGTTCGGGGGCTACAAGCCGCGCATCGACACCGAGGAGGGCCTCAAGGACACGCCCTACAAGAACACGTTCGGTGGCGAGTCCATGCTGCTGTTCGAGGTGGAGCTGCAGCGCTACTTCTTCCAGCGCTTCGGCTCGGCGGGCCTGGGCTTCTCGGCGGGCTATGCCGAGAAGTACGCGGACACCCTCACCGAGGAGGGCGAGGCGGCCGAGGAGAAGACGGCGCTCAAGGTGCTGCCGCTGAAGCTCAACGCCCTCTACAAGTTCGACTACGCGGCGTTCCGCTGGGGCGTTCCGCTGGTGCCCTACGGCAAGCTGGGCCTCATCTACATGCCGTGGTGGAGCAACAAGGGCGACAGCACCCAGGTGGTGGAGGGCCGCACGGCCAAGGGAGGCCGCTGGGGGTATGGCCTCACGCTGGGCGCCTCGTTCCTGCTGGACGTGCTGGAGCCCCGCCTGGCGCGGGACTTCGACACGGACCTGGGCGTCAACCACAGCTACCTCTTCGCTGAGTGGACGTACGCTGAAGTGAACAACTTCGGCGGCCCAGGGTTGGTTCTCTCCAGCCGGCACTGGATGTTCGGGCTCGCCTTGGACTACTAG
- a CDS encoding MXAN_2561 family MXYO-CTERM-anchored protein — protein MRSLLIALTLCTASAALAQPIVLSVPNKTSIRVGMNSCGDSQVVTWTYNGTTVACTDLRLWLVSGTSCGDEPTGTYKDLGTINKNDLPTQRTSTVTFQVNQLPGWTTELACGAAGREDAYRVCAAYKSGTGAISACDSTTVQKDDFELVYDSKPPDAPTIDNVAALDEALSVRVSTPTDSNELKLTIVRADGTGSARSLRQSVDQPLFRVDNLENNVPYTLTATAIDAADNESAASAPATGTPIFTKGFFDQYVKAGGQEMGGCGAAAGGLTGGWVLAVLGFWLSSRRNRS, from the coding sequence ATGCGTTCCCTGCTGATTGCCCTGACCCTCTGTACCGCCAGCGCGGCTTTGGCTCAGCCCATCGTGCTGTCGGTTCCCAATAAGACCTCCATCCGCGTGGGGATGAACTCCTGCGGAGACTCCCAGGTCGTCACCTGGACGTACAACGGGACGACCGTCGCGTGTACGGACCTGCGGCTCTGGCTCGTCTCCGGAACCTCCTGTGGGGACGAGCCGACCGGCACCTACAAGGACCTGGGGACGATCAACAAGAATGACTTGCCCACCCAGCGCACCTCCACGGTGACCTTCCAGGTCAATCAGCTGCCCGGCTGGACGACTGAGCTGGCCTGTGGCGCGGCGGGCCGCGAGGATGCGTACCGGGTGTGCGCGGCCTACAAGTCCGGCACGGGTGCCATCAGCGCGTGTGACTCGACCACCGTCCAGAAGGACGACTTCGAGCTCGTCTACGACTCCAAGCCGCCGGATGCGCCCACCATCGACAACGTGGCCGCGCTGGACGAGGCGCTCTCCGTGCGCGTCTCCACGCCGACGGATTCCAACGAGCTGAAGCTCACCATCGTCCGCGCGGATGGCACGGGCTCCGCCCGCTCGCTGCGGCAGTCGGTGGATCAGCCGCTGTTCCGGGTGGACAACCTGGAGAACAATGTGCCGTACACGTTGACCGCCACGGCGATTGACGCGGCGGACAACGAGAGCGCGGCCTCCGCGCCCGCGACGGGCACGCCCATCTTCACCAAAGGGTTTTTCGACCAGTACGTGAAGGCGGGTGGGCAGGAGATGGGAGGCTGTGGGGCGGCGGCGGGTGGGCTAACGGGCGGCTGGGTGCTGGCCGTCCTGGGGTTCTGGCTGTCTTCAAGGAGAAACCGGTCATGA
- a CDS encoding aspartate-semialdehyde dehydrogenase, with product MNENVRIAVVGATGVVGREVLSALLDQGVTSEQLTLLASERSEAVELDYGEDTLAVEKVTPDSFRGVNLALLATPAAASRTLAPAAQAAGAWVVDASSAFRGDGNVPLVLPSFNPELLGAPLKGRIVSVPSAVSTALVSLIAPLQKAFGVVRAQVTAMVSASSAGVIGVSELEKQTAGLLSGREPEPHAFPQRIGFNLVPQVGPFMANSPWTEEEAGWTLEAARLFGARGETPVIAGTAVQVPTFYGHGLSVHVQLKTPAPVEQYRAALKTSPALKVLDAPAEKVYPMPMLVASDPAIHVGRLRTFPQAPEWLTLFAVVDNAGRGGALNLVEAGMRLLQRSA from the coding sequence ATGAACGAGAACGTACGGATCGCCGTGGTGGGGGCCACGGGGGTGGTGGGCCGCGAGGTGCTCTCCGCGCTCTTGGATCAGGGCGTCACCTCCGAGCAGCTCACATTGCTGGCCTCCGAGCGCTCCGAGGCGGTGGAGCTGGACTACGGCGAGGACACGCTGGCGGTGGAGAAGGTCACCCCCGACTCCTTCCGGGGCGTGAACCTGGCGCTGCTGGCCACTCCGGCGGCCGCTTCTCGCACGTTGGCCCCGGCCGCTCAGGCCGCGGGCGCCTGGGTGGTGGACGCCAGCTCCGCCTTCCGAGGCGACGGCAACGTGCCGCTGGTGCTCCCGAGCTTCAACCCTGAGCTGCTCGGCGCCCCCCTCAAAGGCCGCATCGTCAGCGTGCCCTCCGCGGTGTCCACCGCCTTGGTGTCCCTCATCGCCCCGCTGCAGAAGGCCTTCGGCGTGGTGCGCGCACAAGTCACAGCGATGGTGAGCGCGTCCTCGGCGGGGGTGATCGGGGTCTCGGAGCTGGAGAAGCAGACCGCCGGCCTGCTCTCGGGCCGGGAGCCCGAGCCCCATGCCTTTCCGCAGCGCATCGGCTTCAACCTGGTGCCCCAGGTGGGCCCGTTCATGGCCAACTCGCCCTGGACGGAGGAGGAGGCCGGCTGGACGCTCGAGGCGGCGCGGCTGTTCGGCGCCCGGGGGGAGACGCCCGTCATCGCCGGCACCGCCGTGCAGGTGCCCACCTTCTATGGCCACGGGCTGAGCGTCCACGTGCAGCTCAAGACGCCCGCGCCGGTGGAGCAATACCGCGCTGCGCTGAAGACGTCGCCCGCCCTCAAGGTGCTGGATGCCCCGGCCGAGAAGGTCTACCCCATGCCCATGCTGGTGGCCTCGGACCCAGCCATCCACGTCGGCCGCCTGCGCACCTTTCCCCAGGCCCCCGAGTGGCTCACCCTCTTCGCCGTGGTGGACAACGCCGGCCGAGGCGGCGCGCTCAACCTCGTGGAGGCCGGAATGCGGCTGCTGCAGCGCTCCGCGTGA